In Leishmania major strain Friedlin complete genome, chromosome 34, the following proteins share a genomic window:
- a CDS encoding malate dehydrogenase: MRRSQGCFFRVAVLGAAGGIGQPLSLLLKNNKYVKELKLYDVKGGPGVAADLSHICAPAKVTGYTKDELSRAVENADVVVIPAGIPRKPGMTRDDLFNTNASIVRDLAIAVGTHAPKAIVGIITNPVNSTVPVAAEALKKVGVYDPARLFGVTTLDVVRARTFVAEALGASPYDVDVPVIGGHSGETIVPLLSGFPSLSEEQVRQLTHRIQFGGDEVVKAKDGAGSATLSMAFAGNEWTTAVLRALSGEKGVVVCTYVQSTVEPSCAFFSSPVLLGNSGVEKIYPVPMLNAYEEKLMAKCLEGLQSNITKGIAFSNK; the protein is encoded by the coding sequence ATGCGCCGTTCTCAGGGGTGCTTCTTCCGTGTCGCTGTGCtcggtgctgccggtggcATCGGCCAGCCCTTGTCGCTCCTCCTCAAAAATAACAAGTACgtgaaggagctgaagcTGTACGATGTCAAGGGTGGACCAGGCGTGGCTGCGGACCTCTCCCACATCTGCGCTCCAGCGAAGGTGACTGGGTACACGAAGGATGAGCTCTCAAGAGCTGTCGAGAACGCTGACGTTGTGGTGATCCCCGCTGGCATCCCCCGCAAACCGGGGATGACGCGCGACGACCTCTTTAACACCAACGCCAGCATTGTCCGAGATCTCGCCATCGCCGttggcacgcacgcaccgaaGGCAATTGTTGGCATTATCACGAACCCCGTCAACAGCACTGTGCCAGTGGCTGCTgaggcgctgaagaaggTCGGCGTGTACGATCCTGCGCGCCTCTTTGGTGTCACCACACTCGACGTTGTCCGTGCCCGCACCTtcgtcgcggaggcgctcGGTGCCAGCCCGTACGACGTTGACGTCCCTGTTATTGGCGGCCACAGCGGTGAGACGATTGTGCCGTTGCTCTCGGGCTTCCCGTCGCTGTCGGAGGAGCAGGTGCGGCAGCTGACGCACCGCATCCAGTTTGGTGGTGATGAGGTGGTGAAGGCCAAGGATGGTGCGGGCTCGGCGACGCTGTCCATGGCGTTCGCAGGCAACGAGTggacgacggcggtgctgcgcgcccTCAGTGGCGAGAAGGGTGTCGTGGTGTGCACGTACGTGCAGAGCACCGTGGAGCCGTCGTGCGCCTTCTTCAGCTCTCCGGTGTTGCTGGGCAACAGTGGTGTGGAAAAGATCTACCCTGTGCCGATGCTGAACGCATACGAAGAGAAGCTGATGGCCAAGTGCTTGGAGGGTCTGCAGAGCAACATCACGAAGGGCATCGCGTTCAGCAACAAGTAA
- a CDS encoding putative malate dehydrogenase, whose translation MGLLFRRSLTALKKGKVVLFGCSNAVGQPLSLLLKMNPHVEELVCCNTAADDDVPGSGIAADLSHIDTLPKVHYATDEGQWPALLRDAQLILVCFGSSFDLLREDRDIALKAAAPTMRRVMAAVASSDTTGNVAVVSSPVNALTPFCAELLKASGKFDPRKLFGVTTLDVIRTRKLVAGTLHMNPYDVNVPVVGGCGGVTACPLIAQTGLRIPLDDIVRISGEVQSYGVLFEAAVGADSHDALSTEVAPPVALGLAYAACDFSTSLLKALRGDVGIVECALVESTMRSETPFFSSRVELGREGVQRVFPMGALTSYEHELIETAVPELMRDVQAGIEAATQF comes from the coding sequence ATGGGCCTCCTCTTTCGCCGCTCTCTGACGGCTCTGAAGAAGGGCAAGGTGGTGCTCTTCGGCTGCAGCAATGCGGTGGGCCAGCCGCTGTCGCTCCTACTCAAGATGAACCCGCACGTAGAGGAGCTTGTGTGCTgcaacaccgccgctgacgacgacgtgCCAGGCTCCGGCATCGCGGCAGACCTCTCTCACATAGACACATTGCCGAAAGTACATTACGCTACCGACGAGGGGCAGTGGCCGGCGTTGCTGCGCGATGCACAGCTTATCCTTGTGTGTttcggcagcagcttcgACCTTCTACGCGAAGACAGAGACATAGCCCTCAAAGCAGCCGCCCCGACGATGCGCCGCGTCATGGCCGCGGTCGCGTCCTCTGACACAACGGGAAACGTGGCTGTCGTGTCGAGTCCGGTGAACGCCCTGACCCCGTTCTGCGCAGAGCTTCTGAAGGCGTCTGGAAAGTTTGACCCCCGCAAGCTGTTCGGCGTCACCACGCTGGACGTGATACGGACTCGGAAGCTGGTGGCAGGGACGCTGCACATGAACCCATACGACGTGAACGTGCCCGTCGTGGGagggtgcggcggcgtgacgGCGTGTCCGCTGATTGCCCAGACTGGGCTTCGTATCCCTCTTGATGACATCGTTCGCATATCTGGCGAGGTGCAGAGCTACGGGGTACTTTTTGAGGCCGCAGTGGGTGCGGACTCGCACGACGCATTGAGCACGGAGGTTGCACCGCCGGTGGCTCTCGGCCTCGCTTACGCCGCCTGCGACTTCTCCACGTCTCTGCTCAAAGCGCTTCGCGGCGATGTCGGAATCGTCGAGTGTGCTCTCGTGGAGTCCACGATGCGGTCCGAGACGCCGTTCTTCAGCTCACGAGTGGAGTTGGGTCGTGAGGGTGTACAACGCGTTTTTCCCATGGGTGCACTGACGTCCTATGAGCACGAGCTCATTGAGACAGCAGTGCCCGAGTTGATGAGGGATGTGCAGGCAGGGATCGAGGCTGCCACGCAGTTTTGA